In Gemmata obscuriglobus, a single genomic region encodes these proteins:
- a CDS encoding ABC transporter permease — MRAGTVWHLGVKELWSLARDPMLLGLIAFSFTVSVYAGATAQPETLNKAPIAVVDYDRSPLSERITAAFYPPQFLPPARITPDEMDARMDAGRDTFALVVPPDFQRDVLAGRRPAVQLNVDATRMSQAYTGSGYVETITSGEVRAFADRYRANPAPPVDMAVRARFNPELNKSWFGAVVKLIDNVNLLAIALAGAALIRERERGTIEHLLVMPVTPFEIMTGKVWSMGLVVLFACALSLRVVVQGALGVPVGGSRALFLCGVALHLFAATSIGIFMGTFARSMPQFGLLLMMVVLPLQMLSGGVTPRESMPGWVQTVMLAAPTTHFVALSQGILYRGAGLSVVWPQFLALALIGTTFFGVTLARFRKVIGTMA, encoded by the coding sequence ATGCGCGCCGGGACCGTCTGGCACTTGGGCGTCAAGGAGCTGTGGAGCCTGGCCCGCGACCCGATGCTGCTCGGGCTCATCGCCTTCAGCTTCACGGTGTCGGTCTACGCGGGGGCGACGGCCCAGCCGGAGACGCTCAACAAGGCGCCGATCGCGGTGGTGGACTACGACCGGTCGCCGCTGTCCGAGCGCATCACCGCTGCGTTCTACCCGCCGCAGTTCCTGCCGCCGGCCCGGATCACCCCGGACGAAATGGATGCCCGCATGGACGCCGGCCGGGACACGTTCGCGCTGGTGGTCCCGCCCGACTTCCAGCGCGACGTGCTCGCCGGGCGGCGGCCGGCGGTCCAGCTCAACGTCGACGCGACGCGCATGAGCCAGGCGTACACCGGCAGCGGGTACGTCGAGACGATCACCAGCGGGGAGGTCCGTGCGTTCGCCGACCGGTACCGAGCGAACCCGGCCCCGCCGGTGGACATGGCCGTGCGGGCGCGGTTCAACCCGGAGCTGAACAAGTCGTGGTTCGGAGCGGTCGTGAAGCTGATCGACAACGTGAACCTGCTGGCGATCGCGCTGGCCGGGGCCGCCCTGATCCGGGAGCGGGAGCGGGGCACGATCGAGCACCTGCTGGTGATGCCGGTGACCCCGTTCGAGATCATGACCGGCAAGGTGTGGTCGATGGGACTGGTGGTGCTGTTCGCGTGCGCACTGTCGCTGCGGGTCGTTGTGCAGGGGGCGCTTGGGGTGCCGGTCGGGGGCTCGCGGGCACTGTTCCTCTGCGGCGTCGCGCTGCACCTGTTTGCCGCCACGTCGATCGGCATCTTCATGGGCACGTTCGCCCGCTCGATGCCGCAGTTCGGGCTGCTGCTGATGATGGTGGTGCTGCCGCTCCAGATGTTGTCCGGCGGGGTGACGCCCCGCGAGAGCATGCCCGGGTGGGTGCAAACGGTGATGCTGGCGGCCCCCACCACACACTTCGTGGCCCTGTCCCAGGGCATCCTCTACCGCGGCGCGGGGCTGTCGGTCGTGTGGCCGCAGTTCCTCGCGCTCGCACTGATCGGGACGACGTTCTTTGGCGTGACGCTGGCGCGGTTCCGTAAGGTCATCGGCACGATGGCTTGA
- a CDS encoding ATP-binding protein, which produces MSHSALVDAVHALARCRDHAAILTVVTHYVRRLVGADGATFALLADGECRYLEEDAVAPLWKGRRFRAGCCIGGWVAAHKLPAVIPDVFADPRIPHGSYRATFVKSLAVVAVRPDDPLGTIGAYWGTEHHATPDQVETLQALADAAAVAWTNAALIGDLSAARDRAEARATENARLLTERTAQLEVQARAEAERDRLRELLQRSRKMDALGRMVAGVAHDFNNLLTVIIGFGEVIQASAAGTPTQDLAAHVVEAGLRGQALTGQLLRFARAQPFTPEPLDLNRVVADAQPLVARLVGRGVRVTLEPTADLPPVSADPVQIGQVLLNLASNARDAMPDGGRLTLATVPGSLPDGAPAVCLRVSDTGCGMTDDVRTRLFEPFFTTKETGTGLGMSIVADVVARHGGAISMETAPGSGTTFRICLPVCSGQSPPPSAY; this is translated from the coding sequence ATGTCTCACTCCGCGCTTGTTGATGCGGTGCATGCACTGGCCCGGTGCCGCGACCACGCCGCCATTCTGACCGTCGTCACACACTACGTTCGGCGCCTGGTCGGCGCCGACGGGGCGACGTTCGCGCTGCTCGCCGACGGCGAGTGCCGCTACCTCGAAGAGGACGCGGTCGCGCCGCTCTGGAAGGGGCGCCGGTTCCGGGCCGGGTGCTGCATCGGGGGGTGGGTCGCGGCGCACAAGCTGCCGGCCGTGATCCCCGACGTGTTCGCCGACCCTCGCATCCCGCACGGGTCCTACCGGGCCACGTTCGTGAAGAGCCTGGCCGTGGTGGCGGTGCGCCCGGACGATCCGCTCGGCACGATCGGGGCCTACTGGGGGACCGAGCACCACGCGACCCCCGATCAGGTCGAGACCCTCCAGGCGCTGGCCGATGCGGCGGCGGTGGCGTGGACCAACGCGGCCCTGATCGGCGACCTGTCGGCGGCGCGGGACCGGGCCGAAGCCCGCGCCACCGAGAACGCCCGGCTGCTGACCGAGCGGACCGCGCAGCTCGAGGTGCAGGCGCGGGCCGAGGCCGAGCGGGACCGGCTCCGCGAGCTGCTCCAGCGGTCGCGGAAGATGGACGCGCTCGGGCGCATGGTGGCCGGGGTGGCGCACGACTTCAACAACCTGCTCACCGTCATCATCGGCTTCGGCGAGGTCATCCAGGCGTCCGCGGCCGGTACGCCGACGCAGGACCTCGCCGCCCACGTGGTCGAGGCCGGCCTGCGCGGCCAGGCGCTGACCGGTCAACTGCTGCGGTTCGCACGCGCCCAGCCGTTCACCCCGGAGCCGCTGGACCTGAACCGGGTGGTCGCGGACGCCCAGCCGCTGGTGGCGCGGCTGGTGGGCCGCGGGGTGCGGGTCACGCTCGAACCGACCGCGGACCTGCCGCCGGTGTCGGCCGACCCGGTCCAAATCGGGCAGGTGCTGCTGAACCTCGCGAGCAACGCCCGCGACGCGATGCCCGACGGCGGTCGGCTCACGCTCGCCACGGTGCCCGGGAGCTTACCGGACGGCGCCCCGGCCGTGTGCTTGCGGGTGTCCGACACCGGGTGCGGGATGACGGACGACGTGCGGACCCGGCTGTTCGAGCCGTTCTTCACAACGAAAGAAACGGGCACGGGCCTCGGGATGAGTATCGTGGCGGACGTGGTCGCCCGGCACGGCGGGGCGATCAGCATGGAGACCGCACCGGGCTCCGGCACCACGTTCCGCATCTGCCTGCCCGTCTGCTCCGGGCAAAGCCCCCCGCCGAGCGCGTATTAG
- a CDS encoding helix-turn-helix domain-containing protein, giving the protein MDDLSRFCCRNADCPDHGKRGHGNLTVPARYGPNRTRVLRCSTCQARFSERKGTPLYGTRLSAQTVTAVLAHVAEGAGTRKTARLVGVHRDTVTRYIRQTGHQAQQLHDELVALSPPDQRTPAR; this is encoded by the coding sequence ATGGACGACCTGAGTCGGTTCTGCTGCCGGAATGCGGATTGCCCGGACCACGGGAAGCGGGGGCACGGTAACCTGACGGTGCCGGCCCGGTACGGACCGAACCGCACCCGGGTGCTGCGGTGCTCCACGTGCCAGGCCCGGTTCTCCGAGCGCAAGGGCACGCCCTTGTATGGGACCCGGCTGTCGGCCCAAACGGTGACCGCGGTGCTGGCCCACGTGGCCGAGGGGGCGGGCACCCGCAAGACCGCCCGGTTGGTCGGGGTGCATCGGGACACGGTCACCCGGTACATCCGTCAGACCGGGCACCAGGCCCAGCAACTCCACGACGAGTTGGTGGCCCTTTCCCCCCCGGACCAACGAACTCCAGCTCGCTGA
- a CDS encoding transposase translates to MDLTDLARPKCLYTRRVQDLAVRLVCEDGLPYQTASWNLWRDHRVLSPSPRPGSGSWRRGKKVATRRTTYLDDALAQFSGYVAIDEVDDGPFCILSVVDNRRYNRLACCVLEHDPTHADVRIFRADVKGQLGARGKRVQGITTDGSSRYPAVLSQRWPGVPHPLCVFHILKEINQAVPRALTHVRKHVLAPIRTRKRGRPRKQDAAPARRMTTRQKADVAELFEHRRLTPPDAPKPFTASIGRGLRRDGSKIGRFHARNPNPCTLAAKVSKRVPLTASWRLMALVLCSQCSLVRCVWEV, encoded by the coding sequence GTGGACCTCACGGACCTGGCGCGCCCCAAGTGCCTGTACACCCGGCGCGTCCAGGATCTGGCCGTGCGCCTGGTGTGCGAGGACGGACTCCCCTATCAAACCGCCAGTTGGAATCTGTGGCGGGATCACCGGGTCTTGTCCCCTTCGCCACGACCCGGTTCTGGATCGTGGCGAAGGGGGAAAAAGGTGGCGACACGTCGGACCACCTACCTCGACGACGCCCTGGCGCAGTTCTCCGGTTACGTGGCCATCGACGAAGTCGATGACGGCCCCTTCTGCATCCTTTCAGTTGTGGACAACCGCCGGTACAACCGCCTGGCCTGTTGTGTCCTCGAACACGACCCGACCCACGCCGATGTCCGGATCTTTCGGGCGGACGTTAAGGGCCAACTGGGCGCCCGTGGCAAGCGTGTGCAGGGCATTACCACCGATGGCTCGTCGCGGTACCCGGCCGTCCTTTCGCAACGCTGGCCGGGCGTGCCGCACCCGCTCTGCGTGTTCCATATCCTCAAGGAGATCAATCAGGCCGTCCCGCGTGCGTTGACTCACGTGCGTAAGCACGTCCTGGCGCCGATCCGCACGCGCAAGCGTGGTCGCCCCCGCAAACAGGACGCCGCCCCGGCGCGACGGATGACGACGCGCCAAAAGGCGGATGTGGCCGAGCTTTTCGAGCACCGCCGCCTGACGCCACCCGACGCACCCAAACCCTTCACGGCCTCCATCGGGCGCGGTCTTCGGCGCGATGGCTCAAAAATCGGCCGGTTCCACGCAAGGAACCCCAATCCCTGCACTCTCGCTGCTAAAGTGTCAAAACGAGTGCCATTAACCGCGTCCTGGCGGTTAATGGCACTCGTTTTATGTTCTCAGTGTTCACTTGTGCGCTGCGTTTGGGAAGTCTGA
- the rbbA gene encoding ribosome-associated ATPase/putative transporter RbbA, which yields MTSPQPQPSPAPAARLTGVSLTYGGTRALDAVTLDLPAGRTVGLIGPDGVGKSSLLALVAGLRRVQAGRVEVLGGNMADAGHRGRACPRIAYMPQGLGKNLYPTLSVFENVDFFGRLFGHARAERRRRITELLAGTGLIPFADRPAGKLSGGMKQKLGLCCALIHDPDLLILDEPTTGVDPLSRRQFWELIDRIRGDRPGLTALVATAYMDEAARFDWLVAMDAGRVLATGTPAELLARTATPSLEAAFVALLPEERRRSHREVVIPPRAGAGEVAIEAVELTKAFGAFVAVDRVNFRIERGEIFGFLGSNGCGKTTTMKVLTGLLPASGGTARLLGRPVDAGDIETRRRVGYMSQAFSLYSELTVRQNLVLHARLFQVPGDEIPGRVAELVERFGLGEAVDALPDALPLGQRQRLSLAVALVHRPELLILDEPTSGVDPIARDGFWQLLADLSRRDRVTIFVSTHFVNEAARCDRISLMHAGRVLVSDTPAGLVAVSGAASLEDAFIGYLEEAAAQAPGAGSTNPGAARGREPEGPPAPRRDGAVAAGPRSLPPTSRPSLSAAPWFSGQRMVSYARREALELRRDPVRAATALLGSVALMLIMGYGISMDVENLPFGVLDRDQTAASRDYALNLAGSRYFAERPAVADYDEADRRMQSGELSVVIEIPPDFGRDLERGRAVQIGVWVDGAMPSRGETARSYVQGAHAQWQADVARRRLGVRGASAPATIETRFRYNPDVKSVVAMVPGVIPLLLQLIPAVLVSLSVVREKELGSVINFYATPTTRLEFLLGKQLPYIALGMLNFLLLALLAVTAFRVPFTGSFAALTAGAVLYVGCATALGALISVFMRSQVAAVFGTAVLTILPAVSFSGMIDPVSSLEGAGAWIGRVYPTAHFLTISRGTFSKALGFADLTAPFLALIVAFPVLIGLAAALLRKQEA from the coding sequence ATGACCAGCCCCCAACCGCAACCGAGCCCGGCGCCGGCGGCCCGGCTAACCGGAGTCAGTTTGACATACGGCGGGACCCGCGCGCTCGACGCCGTCACCCTGGACCTGCCGGCCGGGCGAACCGTCGGCCTGATCGGCCCCGACGGGGTCGGCAAGTCCAGCCTGTTGGCGCTGGTTGCCGGCCTGCGCCGAGTTCAGGCGGGGCGCGTGGAGGTGCTCGGCGGCAACATGGCCGACGCCGGGCACCGCGGCCGGGCGTGCCCCCGGATCGCCTACATGCCGCAGGGGCTGGGCAAGAACCTGTACCCGACCCTGTCGGTGTTCGAGAACGTCGACTTCTTCGGCCGACTGTTCGGCCACGCCCGCGCGGAGCGCCGCCGCCGCATCACGGAACTGCTGGCGGGGACCGGGCTGATACCGTTCGCCGATCGCCCCGCCGGCAAGCTGTCCGGCGGGATGAAGCAGAAACTCGGCTTGTGTTGCGCGCTGATTCACGACCCGGACCTGCTCATCCTGGACGAGCCGACGACGGGCGTGGACCCGCTCTCCCGCCGCCAGTTCTGGGAGCTGATTGACCGCATCCGGGGCGACCGGCCGGGGCTGACCGCGCTGGTGGCGACCGCGTACATGGACGAGGCCGCCCGGTTCGACTGGCTGGTGGCGATGGACGCCGGCCGGGTGCTCGCCACCGGCACCCCGGCGGAGCTGCTCGCCCGGACCGCGACCCCGTCGCTGGAGGCGGCTTTCGTCGCGCTGCTCCCGGAGGAGCGACGCCGCAGCCACCGGGAGGTGGTCATCCCGCCGCGGGCCGGTGCGGGCGAAGTGGCCATTGAGGCGGTCGAGCTCACGAAAGCGTTCGGCGCGTTCGTCGCCGTGGACCGGGTGAACTTCCGGATCGAGCGGGGGGAGATCTTCGGCTTTCTCGGCTCCAACGGGTGCGGCAAGACGACGACCATGAAGGTCCTGACCGGGCTGCTCCCGGCCAGCGGCGGCACGGCCCGGCTGCTCGGGCGGCCGGTCGACGCTGGCGACATCGAAACCCGCCGGCGGGTCGGCTACATGTCGCAGGCCTTCTCGCTGTACAGCGAACTGACGGTGCGGCAGAACCTCGTGCTGCACGCCCGGCTGTTTCAGGTCCCCGGGGACGAGATTCCGGGGCGGGTCGCCGAGCTGGTCGAGCGGTTCGGCTTGGGTGAAGCCGTTGACGCGCTGCCGGACGCGCTCCCGCTCGGTCAGCGGCAGCGGCTGTCGCTGGCCGTCGCCCTCGTCCATCGACCCGAGTTGCTGATCCTCGACGAGCCGACTTCCGGCGTCGATCCGATCGCCCGGGACGGGTTCTGGCAGCTCCTGGCCGATCTGTCGCGCCGGGACCGGGTGACGATTTTCGTTTCCACTCACTTCGTGAACGAGGCGGCCCGGTGCGACCGCATCTCGCTCATGCACGCCGGGCGGGTGCTGGTCAGCGACACCCCGGCCGGGCTGGTCGCGGTGAGCGGTGCGGCGTCGCTCGAAGACGCCTTCATCGGCTACCTGGAAGAGGCCGCGGCCCAGGCCCCGGGGGCCGGTAGCACGAACCCGGGGGCGGCTCGCGGTCGGGAACCTGAAGGCCCGCCGGCCCCTCGCCGCGATGGTGCCGTGGCTGCCGGCCCCCGCTCTTTACCTCCCACTTCCCGCCCATCCTTGAGCGCTGCCCCCTGGTTCAGCGGTCAGCGGATGGTGAGTTACGCCCGCCGCGAGGCGCTCGAACTCCGGCGCGACCCGGTTCGCGCGGCTACGGCCCTGCTCGGCAGCGTGGCCCTGATGCTCATTATGGGCTACGGGATCAGTATGGATGTCGAGAACCTGCCCTTCGGCGTGCTGGACCGCGACCAGACCGCCGCCAGCCGCGACTACGCCCTGAACCTGGCGGGGTCGCGGTACTTCGCCGAGCGGCCCGCGGTGGCCGACTACGACGAGGCGGACCGGCGCATGCAGTCGGGCGAACTCAGCGTCGTGATCGAGATCCCGCCCGACTTCGGGCGCGACCTGGAACGGGGCCGGGCCGTGCAGATCGGGGTTTGGGTGGACGGGGCCATGCCGTCCCGGGGCGAGACCGCCCGCAGCTACGTCCAGGGCGCCCACGCACAGTGGCAGGCCGATGTGGCCCGCCGCCGCCTCGGCGTGCGCGGCGCGTCCGCCCCCGCCACGATCGAGACGCGGTTCCGGTACAACCCGGACGTGAAGAGCGTCGTGGCGATGGTTCCGGGCGTGATCCCGCTGTTGTTGCAGCTCATCCCGGCCGTGCTTGTGTCGCTGTCTGTGGTTCGGGAGAAGGAGCTGGGGTCGGTCATCAACTTCTACGCCACCCCGACGACCCGGCTGGAGTTCCTGCTCGGCAAGCAGCTCCCGTACATCGCCCTGGGGATGCTCAACTTCCTGCTGCTGGCCCTGCTGGCGGTCACGGCGTTCCGGGTGCCGTTCACCGGCAGCTTCGCCGCCCTGACCGCCGGTGCGGTGCTCTACGTCGGCTGCGCGACCGCGCTGGGCGCGCTCATCTCCGTGTTCATGCGGAGCCAGGTCGCGGCCGTCTTCGGCACGGCGGTGCTCACCATCCTGCCCGCCGTTTCGTTCTCCGGGATGATCGACCCGGTGTCGTCCCTGGAGGGCGCCGGGGCGTGGATCGGCCGCGTCTACCCGACCGCCCACTTCCTGACCATTTCCCGCGGGACGTTCTCCAAGGCCCTCGGGTTCGCCGACCTGACCGCCCCGTTCCTGGCGCTGATCGTCGCGTTCCCGGTGCTGATCGGGCTGGCCGCGGCGCTGTTGCGAAAACAGGAGGCCTGA
- a CDS encoding HAD-IC family P-type ATPase, translating into MTAPPATGLTAIEVAERVRRGEVNRTRRSAWADYGVIVSRHAFTVFNLVVAPTAVALFSFGDWRAGVSVTGTALANTLIGLAQELRAKRQLDRLAILTAQKARVVRDGRPHEIPVDDVVLGDLVLLRVGETVVADGTLLESQYLEVDEALLTGESDPVRRGAGERVLSGSICVTGEGSYRAEKVGSAAFAQRVTADAQRYSYTTSPITRASNRIITALSIAALALCALYGALYALGEIGAEHMFRMIAATVVSTIPQGLVLTATVAFTIGAVVIGRRGALVQRLNAVEAMAAVDVVCTDKTGTLTSNRLKLDTLRVLTDELPEHEVRHRLAQFACASIDRDNKNIQAIRAALGTVPVEAVEHLPFNARTRFSAARVREPGAERVLVLGAPEALSPGVGRWDAELNRLQTAGLRVLLFAESTAAAPLEPGTLPPALQLLALVALADELRPDAAAVLQALSAQGIAFKAISGDNPRTVQATVAPLNLPMSREPVVSGKDLDAAEDPVAFVRAHSVFGRVEPLQKVAIVEALQKGGANVAMIGDGVNDVLPIKKADLGIAMGEGSPAAKTVSSLVLETNDFAVLPEAIAEGRTIVRNLRRAGKLFLTKNVYSMAFIVAYAVGLFDIPFPYLPQQVTLLNWMVIGVPALLMALTRERSGAADKTPFLADVGGFALRTGLVFAGCGVALLALGKHVWDVNEDTQRTMLLTALILLGVTVLWRVLNGDGERLTTDRWLVKLSLVVVPIYAGFMYWPLSADFFRLAPLSGSEWLKVLAVAAPAFAVSRLAEWIPWRRALGR; encoded by the coding sequence ATGACCGCCCCACCCGCCACGGGTCTGACAGCAATCGAAGTTGCGGAGCGTGTGCGCCGGGGGGAGGTGAACCGCACCCGCCGGTCGGCGTGGGCGGACTACGGGGTGATCGTGTCCCGACACGCGTTCACGGTGTTCAACCTCGTGGTCGCACCGACGGCGGTCGCGCTGTTCTCGTTCGGCGACTGGCGGGCCGGCGTGTCTGTAACCGGTACGGCACTCGCCAACACGCTCATCGGGCTGGCCCAGGAGCTGCGCGCCAAGCGGCAGTTGGACCGTCTAGCGATTCTGACCGCCCAGAAGGCGCGCGTGGTGCGGGACGGCCGCCCGCACGAGATCCCAGTGGACGATGTGGTGCTGGGTGATCTGGTGCTGCTGCGGGTCGGCGAAACGGTAGTCGCGGACGGCACCCTGCTCGAATCGCAGTACCTGGAGGTCGACGAAGCGCTGCTCACCGGCGAATCGGACCCGGTGCGCCGGGGGGCCGGTGAACGGGTGCTGTCCGGGAGCATCTGCGTGACCGGCGAGGGGAGCTACCGGGCGGAAAAGGTGGGCTCGGCCGCGTTCGCCCAGCGCGTCACCGCCGACGCCCAGCGGTACAGCTACACCACCAGCCCCATCACCCGGGCGTCGAACCGCATCATCACCGCCCTGAGTATCGCCGCGCTCGCCCTGTGCGCCCTGTACGGCGCCCTGTACGCGCTGGGCGAGATCGGCGCGGAACACATGTTCCGGATGATCGCTGCGACGGTGGTTTCCACGATCCCGCAGGGCCTGGTGCTGACCGCGACCGTCGCCTTCACCATCGGGGCGGTGGTGATCGGGCGGCGCGGCGCGCTCGTCCAACGGCTGAACGCCGTCGAGGCGATGGCCGCGGTCGATGTGGTGTGTACGGACAAGACCGGGACGCTGACCTCCAACCGGCTGAAACTCGACACGCTTCGCGTCCTGACGGACGAGCTGCCCGAACACGAGGTGCGGCACCGGCTGGCGCAGTTCGCGTGCGCCTCGATCGATCGCGACAACAAGAACATCCAGGCAATCCGCGCGGCCCTCGGCACGGTCCCGGTGGAGGCGGTCGAGCACCTCCCGTTCAACGCACGGACGCGGTTCAGCGCCGCGCGCGTGCGCGAACCCGGTGCGGAACGCGTGCTGGTGCTGGGCGCCCCGGAAGCACTGTCCCCGGGCGTCGGCCGTTGGGACGCGGAACTGAACCGGCTGCAAACGGCCGGGCTGCGGGTCCTGCTGTTCGCCGAAAGCACCGCCGCGGCGCCGCTCGAACCGGGCACCCTCCCCCCTGCCCTGCAGCTCTTGGCACTGGTCGCGCTGGCCGACGAGCTGCGCCCGGACGCGGCGGCGGTGCTCCAGGCGCTGTCCGCGCAGGGGATCGCGTTCAAGGCGATCTCGGGCGACAACCCGCGAACCGTTCAGGCCACCGTCGCGCCACTCAACCTGCCGATGTCCCGCGAGCCGGTGGTGAGCGGGAAAGACCTCGACGCCGCCGAAGACCCGGTCGCGTTCGTGCGCGCGCACAGCGTGTTCGGCCGCGTCGAGCCGCTCCAGAAGGTCGCGATCGTGGAGGCACTTCAGAAGGGCGGCGCGAACGTCGCGATGATCGGCGACGGGGTCAACGACGTGCTGCCGATCAAGAAGGCCGACCTGGGGATCGCGATGGGCGAGGGGAGCCCGGCCGCCAAAACGGTGTCGAGCCTGGTACTGGAGACGAACGACTTCGCGGTGCTGCCCGAGGCGATCGCGGAGGGGCGGACGATCGTGCGCAACCTGCGCCGCGCGGGCAAGCTGTTCCTCACGAAGAACGTCTACTCGATGGCGTTCATCGTGGCCTACGCGGTCGGGCTGTTCGACATCCCGTTCCCGTACCTGCCGCAGCAAGTGACGCTCCTGAACTGGATGGTGATCGGCGTCCCGGCGCTACTGATGGCGCTGACCCGCGAGCGGTCCGGGGCGGCCGACAAGACCCCGTTCCTCGCGGACGTGGGTGGGTTCGCGCTGCGCACGGGGTTGGTGTTCGCGGGCTGCGGCGTCGCGCTGCTGGCCCTCGGAAAACACGTTTGGGACGTGAACGAGGACACGCAGCGCACAATGCTGCTGACCGCACTCATTCTGCTCGGCGTGACGGTGCTGTGGCGGGTGCTGAACGGCGACGGCGAACGGCTCACGACGGACCGCTGGCTTGTAAAGCTGTCGCTGGTGGTCGTCCCCATCTACGCCGGGTTCATGTACTGGCCCCTGTCGGCGGACTTCTTCCGCCTCGCCCCACTGTCCGGATCGGAGTGGCTGAAGGTGCTTGCGGTCGCAGCGCCGGCCTTCGCGGTGTCGCGCCTCGCGGAGTGGATCCCGTGGCGCAGAGCATTGGGGCGGTGA
- a CDS encoding Gfo/Idh/MocA family protein produces the protein MDLFSRREFVNRSALLAAAAAAGATATAEDKPTATAAKARADKLRVAVVGVRGRGMSHVGGFLGKNNCEITTVCDCDEAVIGPAMKQIEGKQGKAPRFEKDIRKLVENKDIDVISIATPNHWHALMAVWAMENGKDVYCEKPATHNVREGAIMTAAARKYNRICQVGTQSRSNPGMRDAIAYVRGGKIGAVDLAIGLCYKPRTSIGKVTGEQAPPKTMDYDLWCGPAPLKAPTRNTKNGTVHYDWHWIWDFGNGDLGNQGVHEMDKARWGLGQTTMPNSVFSLGGRFGYTDDGETANTQLCVFDYDKAKMIFEVRGLTTDAYKGAKVGNIWVGTEGYVVCPSYSGGVAYDKNGKEVAKFSGGGDQHHFDNFVKAVRSRKVEDLNCDIAEGHLSAALCHLANISYRLGTEGSITKAGAVSDNKTVNEFAAGMLAHLKANKVNLDSTVGRFGPLLQIDTKTERFKDNAKANAMLFREYRKGFELKESV, from the coding sequence ATGGACCTCTTCAGTCGCCGCGAGTTCGTTAACCGTTCCGCGCTCCTCGCCGCCGCCGCGGCCGCCGGCGCCACTGCAACCGCCGAAGACAAGCCGACCGCCACCGCCGCCAAGGCCCGGGCCGACAAGCTCCGCGTCGCCGTGGTGGGCGTGCGGGGCCGCGGGATGAGCCACGTCGGCGGGTTCCTCGGCAAGAACAACTGCGAGATCACCACCGTCTGCGACTGCGACGAGGCCGTCATCGGCCCCGCGATGAAGCAGATCGAGGGCAAGCAGGGCAAGGCCCCCAGGTTCGAGAAGGACATCCGCAAGCTGGTCGAGAACAAGGACATCGACGTCATCTCGATCGCCACGCCGAACCACTGGCACGCGCTGATGGCGGTGTGGGCGATGGAGAACGGCAAAGACGTGTACTGCGAGAAGCCCGCCACGCACAATGTGCGCGAGGGCGCGATCATGACCGCCGCGGCCCGCAAGTACAACCGCATCTGCCAGGTGGGCACCCAGAGCCGCAGCAACCCCGGGATGCGGGACGCCATCGCCTACGTCCGCGGCGGGAAGATCGGGGCGGTGGACCTGGCGATCGGGCTGTGCTACAAGCCACGCACCAGCATCGGCAAGGTGACCGGCGAGCAGGCCCCGCCGAAGACGATGGACTACGACCTGTGGTGCGGCCCGGCCCCGCTGAAGGCGCCGACGCGGAACACCAAGAACGGCACCGTCCACTACGACTGGCACTGGATCTGGGACTTCGGCAACGGCGACCTGGGCAACCAGGGCGTCCACGAGATGGACAAGGCCCGCTGGGGGCTCGGCCAGACCACCATGCCGAACAGCGTGTTCAGCCTCGGCGGGCGGTTCGGGTACACCGACGACGGCGAGACCGCCAACACGCAGTTGTGCGTGTTCGATTACGATAAGGCGAAGATGATCTTCGAGGTCCGCGGCCTCACCACCGACGCCTACAAGGGGGCGAAGGTGGGCAACATTTGGGTGGGGACCGAGGGCTACGTGGTGTGCCCGAGCTACTCCGGCGGCGTCGCGTACGACAAGAACGGCAAGGAGGTGGCGAAGTTCTCCGGTGGCGGCGACCAGCACCACTTCGACAACTTCGTGAAGGCGGTGCGGAGCCGCAAGGTGGAGGACCTGAACTGCGACATCGCCGAGGGGCACCTGTCGGCGGCGCTGTGCCACCTGGCCAACATCAGCTACCGGCTCGGCACCGAGGGGTCGATCACGAAGGCCGGGGCGGTGAGCGACAACAAGACCGTCAACGAGTTCGCGGCCGGGATGCTGGCCCACCTCAAGGCCAACAAGGTGAACCTGGACAGCACCGTGGGCCGGTTCGGGCCGCTGCTCCAGATCGACACCAAGACCGAGCGGTTCAAGGACAACGCGAAGGCCAACGCGATGCTGTTCCGCGAGTACCGCAAGGGGTTCGAGCTGAAGGAGAGCGTGTAA
- a CDS encoding response regulator — MSADAREGPVKPLRVLVVDDDADTLDSQLDLLGLCGFAVGTAADGEEALRTVLADRPDVVVTDLRMPRCSGSELARRVSAAGLSPRPFLVAATGCQGTMLREAEQAGFDLILMKPVEPAVLVGLLRRIERALH, encoded by the coding sequence ATGTCAGCCGACGCGCGTGAGGGTCCCGTCAAGCCACTGCGCGTTCTGGTGGTGGATGACGACGCCGATACGCTCGACTCGCAGCTCGACCTGCTCGGGCTGTGCGGGTTCGCGGTCGGCACTGCGGCTGATGGCGAGGAGGCACTTCGGACCGTTTTGGCCGATCGGCCCGATGTGGTTGTGACGGATTTGCGGATGCCGCGGTGCTCCGGGAGCGAACTGGCGCGCCGGGTGTCCGCGGCGGGGCTCTCGCCGCGCCCGTTTCTGGTGGCGGCGACCGGGTGCCAAGGCACCATGCTCCGGGAGGCCGAACAGGCCGGGTTCGATCTGATACTGATGAAGCCCGTCGAACCGGCGGTGCTGGTCGGGTTGCTCCGCCGGATCGAGCGCGCCCTTCACTAA